A part of Nitrospirae bacterium CG2_30_53_67 genomic DNA contains:
- a CDS encoding ABC transporter ATP-binding protein — MIQVSDIVKAYGQQVLFDKVSFSINSGERIGLVGRNGHGKTTLFKMLLGEEHPDGGIIRIPNDYSIAHLSQHIHFTQDTILKEGCTSLKPTEDGRDETYRVKTVLHGLGFSAKDLGRHPHELSGGFQVRLNLAKVLISEPNLLLLDEPTNYLDIVSSRWLNRFLLSWKNELMLITHDRAFMDSVITHTMGIHRCKIRKVSGSTLKFYQQVLQEEEVFEKTRINDEKKRKETEQFINRFRAQATKARAVQSRVKSLLKKEKLEKLSKIKTLDFEFNASPLAGKCLLKAEDLSFSFNLEGPFLIDKLNFSVGKNDRIGIIGKNGKGKTTLLNLLAGELSPSTGTLRRHPDLKIAYFGQTNINRLDLNKTVEQEILDARPDQNRKAARSICGAMMFDGDKALKKIEVLSGGERSRVLLGKLIVSPANLLLLDEPTNHLDMESVDSLIEAIDAFDGAVMIVTHSEMILRAMAKRLIVFDDNQVKMFEGAYQDFLGRLGWKNENAPVPDVERNPLKNKAANRKDIRRIRAEILSERSRILGTLEKKIAAVESAIMELEKSLDQETQFLLEASQNQDGDSIRKRSKSIFESRKKIEALFSEFEELTVEYENKGRTFEEKLKEPLQSDRI; from the coding sequence ATGATTCAAGTCAGTGATATCGTCAAGGCGTATGGGCAACAGGTTCTTTTCGACAAGGTCAGTTTCTCCATCAATTCAGGGGAGCGCATCGGCCTGGTCGGCAGAAACGGTCACGGAAAAACAACCCTGTTCAAAATGCTCCTTGGGGAAGAGCATCCGGATGGAGGGATCATTCGTATTCCGAATGATTATTCTATTGCCCATCTTTCCCAGCACATCCATTTTACACAGGATACCATTCTAAAAGAGGGCTGCACGAGCCTCAAGCCGACCGAGGACGGCAGGGATGAGACATACAGGGTGAAGACCGTTCTCCATGGACTTGGTTTTTCCGCAAAAGATCTCGGCCGCCATCCCCATGAGCTCTCAGGCGGATTTCAGGTCCGATTGAATCTTGCCAAGGTGCTGATCTCTGAACCCAACCTCCTTCTTCTCGACGAGCCGACCAACTATCTGGATATCGTTTCATCTCGATGGTTGAACCGTTTTTTACTTTCGTGGAAAAATGAGCTGATGTTGATTACCCATGACCGGGCCTTCATGGACAGCGTCATCACCCATACCATGGGGATCCACCGCTGCAAAATCAGAAAAGTTTCAGGCTCAACCCTTAAGTTTTATCAACAGGTCCTCCAGGAAGAAGAGGTCTTTGAGAAGACCCGGATAAACGATGAGAAGAAACGCAAGGAAACGGAGCAATTCATCAACCGATTCAGGGCCCAGGCAACCAAGGCCAGGGCGGTCCAGTCGAGGGTCAAGTCGCTTCTTAAAAAGGAAAAACTTGAAAAATTATCGAAGATCAAAACCCTGGACTTCGAATTTAATGCCTCCCCCCTTGCGGGCAAATGTCTTTTAAAAGCCGAGGACCTCTCCTTTTCGTTTAATCTCGAAGGTCCTTTTCTGATCGACAAATTAAATTTTTCGGTGGGAAAAAACGACAGGATCGGCATCATCGGTAAAAACGGAAAAGGGAAAACCACGTTATTGAATCTTCTTGCAGGCGAACTTTCACCGTCAACCGGGACGCTTCGACGGCATCCGGACTTAAAGATCGCCTATTTCGGCCAGACCAACATCAACCGTCTGGATCTGAATAAGACCGTTGAGCAGGAAATCCTTGATGCCCGTCCGGATCAAAATCGAAAGGCGGCCCGCAGCATCTGCGGCGCCATGATGTTTGACGGGGACAAGGCATTAAAGAAAATCGAGGTTCTCTCCGGCGGTGAAAGAAGCAGGGTTCTTCTTGGGAAACTGATCGTCAGCCCAGCCAACCTCCTGCTGCTCGACGAGCCCACCAACCATCTTGACATGGAATCCGTTGATTCCCTGATTGAGGCTATAGACGCCTTCGATGGAGCGGTCATGATCGTCACACACAGCGAAATGATTCTCCGGGCCATGGCCAAGAGACTGATCGTTTTTGACGACAACCAGGTGAAGATGTTTGAAGGCGCCTATCAGGACTTTCTGGGCAGACTCGGGTGGAAAAACGAGAATGCTCCCGTCCCTGATGTCGAGAGGAATCCGCTGAAAAATAAAGCGGCGAACAGAAAAGATATCCGACGTATCCGCGCTGAAATCCTTTCTGAAAGGTCAAGGATCCTGGGAACGCTTGAAAAAAAAATTGCTGCGGTCGAAAGCGCCATCATGGAATTGGAAAAGAGCCTTGACCAGGAGACTCAATTCCTTCTTGAGGCCTCACAGAACCAGGATGGTGACTCCATAAGAAAGCGTTCCAAGTCC
- a CDS encoding cold-shock protein: MAEGTVKWFNGGKGFGFIEQDSGPDVFVHFSAITGDGFKTLNEGDRVSFEVVEGPKGPQAANVVKL, from the coding sequence ATGGCAGAAGGAACGGTTAAGTGGTTCAATGGAGGGAAGGGGTTCGGCTTTATCGAACAGGACAGTGGTCCGGATGTTTTTGTTCACTTTTCGGCGATAACAGGCGATGGCTTTAAAACCCTGAACGAAGGGGATCGGGTCAGTTTTGAGGTCGTTGAAGGGCCGAAAGGCCCCCAGGCCGCTAATGTTGTTAAACTGTAA